A single region of the Vicia villosa cultivar HV-30 ecotype Madison, WI linkage group LG4, Vvil1.0, whole genome shotgun sequence genome encodes:
- the LOC131596436 gene encoding probable pectin methylesterase CGR2 produces MMSRRPGNSSRRFGDGKSKSSPLLSIALIVVGALFIVGYFYKGSGGLGGRLDSVSRVEGAGDYLCSGEVQRAIPVLQKAYGDSMHKVLHVGPDTCYVVSRLQKEDETEAWGVEPYDVEETDSNCKTLIRRGSVRVADIKFPLPYRQKSFSLVIVSDTLDYLSPKYLNKTLPDLVRVSTDGLVIFTGIPTNQKAKVADVSKFGRAAKMRSGSWWVKFFLQNNLEENEAANKKFEQASTKSSYVPKCQIFHLKSLH; encoded by the exons ATGATGTCAAGAAGGCCGGGAAACTCTTCTCGAAGATTCGGTGACGGAAAATCGAAATCGTCACCGCTTTTGTCAATTGCGCTTATAGTCGTG GGAGCTTTGTTTATCGTTGGATACTTCTACAAGGGTTCAG gtGGACTTGGTGGCCGCTTAGATTCTGTTAGTAGGGTTGAAG GTGCAGGTGATTATTTGTGCAGTGGAGAGGTCCAACGAGCAATTCCTGTTTTACAGAAAGCATATGGAGATAGCATGCACAAAGTTTTGCATGTTGGTCCTGATACTTGCTATGTGGTCTCAAGATTGCAAAAGGAGGATGAAACCGAAGCCTGGGGTGTAGAACCATATGATGTAGAGGAAACTGATAGTAATTGCAAAACACTAATCCGTAGAGGCAGTGTGCGTGTGGCTGATATCAAGTTTCCTCTTCCATATAGGCAAAAATCTTTCTCTCTTGTAATTGTTTCAGATACTCTGGATTACCTATCCCCAAAATACCTCAATAAAACTCTTCCAGATTTGGTGAGAGTATCAACCGATGGCTTAGTGATATTTACCG GTATTCCAACTAACCAAAAGGCCAAGGTAGCAGATGTTTCTAAATTCGGAAGAGCG GCCAAGATGAGGAGTGGATCCTGGTGGGTCAaatttttccttcaaaataacTTAGAGGAGAACGAAGCCGCAAATAAGAAGTTCGAGCAAGCTTCAACAAAGAGTTCATATGTTCCAAAATGTCAGATATTCCACTTGAAATCACTCCATTGA